GTTTTCTAACATGGGGACTCCATTGTGGGACCGGATGACCGGGCTGCCAGGCTAAACGGTGATTCATTCGAGGAAACCGGCAGCAAATTCGGCCGTTTTGTGGTGGCTGTCCGGGCTTAGCAGATGTCCAGGATCGCCTTCGTCGGCAATACGGCCGTCCAGGAGCAAATAAACCCGATCGGCCACGTCCAGCACCTCTTCCATGTAATGTGTCACCCAGATGACCGTCAGACCCAGCTCCTGACGCAGTTTCTCAATGGTTTCCCGCACATGCCGCCGGGCGGCCGGGTCCAAAGCGCTGGTCGGTTCGTCCAGGAGAAGGGAATCGGGCTGATTGGCCAGGGTGCGGGCGATAGAGACCCGCTGTGCTTCGCCGCCTGACAGTTCACTGATAGGCCGCCGGGCATAATCGGATGGCATGTCGGCCAGGGCCAACAGTTCTGCAATGTCATCCGGGGTCAGGCTACGGCCGTCTAACCCCGGTCCGTAAGCGATATTGTCGGCGACAGTACCGGGGAAGAGTGCCGGTTTCTGGAAGACCATCCCCATCCGGCGGCGTAGAGCCAAAACGTTCATCGTGGCAATATCCTGGCCGTCGAGGAATATGGTGTGAGGAGGCGCTTCGGTCAGCCGGTTGAGGCAGCGGAGCAGGCTGCTTTTGCCGCTGCCGCTGGGACCCAGCAAGCAGACGATCTCCCCGGCCGCCACCACCATGTTAACATCGCGCAAAACGGGGCGACCGTTGCGCTCCAGTGATAAGTTTTGCACCTGAAAACGAGGGGTTGTCGGATCGGTTCTGTCCATACGGCGAATCTGTCGAATTCGAAACTACTCAGGCATAAGGTGCAAAACACTTGCTCATGTGGCTCCAAAGGTGTCATTGGGTCGGGTTTGAATTCGCATCGGCTCGATTCTGTGGACCAAGTAGGTCGCACCTGAGCAGTTACTCGAAATCCTTTTGTCCTTTGTTCCTCGAAGCACTCAATGAGTTAGCCACTGCAGCATTTGCCGGGTCACCTCGGGACGGCTCAGCAACTCCACATGGTTCATACGGTAGGCAATCCATTGCGACGCCTTGGAAAAAAGCAGGTTTCGCCGCGCGTCGTCATGTTGGCCCAGTGCGCTGTGCAGGGGCACCAGACCGTCGCCAACCAGATGGTTTGCCAGGGCGCTGCGCCTGGCTGCCGTGGTCGCTGCCACGGTGAAGCAGGCCACACCCTCAGGCAAGGGCACAATCTGGCGGCCATCGGGCTTGCGGTGAAAGCGGTCATGGCCAAACCAGTCTTCATCCAGCAGATGGCCGTAGCGCAGGTCAGTGATGCCGGCGCTGCGCAGATGGCCGAGTCTGCCGAAAGGCGCGGTATAGGGCGTGCTGCCCAAAATTAGGTCCACCCAGTTACCGGCCCGCTCCAGCGGGGCGCCATGGTGCGGCGTGCCCAGAAACACGATGTTTTTCAGGTGGCCTGGCCAGCGCAAGGCCTCCTGTTGGGCGTAGTGGAAAGCGCTGCGGATGAGCAAACCTCCCATGCTGTGGGCCACCACGCTCAGTTCTTCAATCGGTGTGGGCCAGTGTGTGACCAGTTGCTCCAACTGGTTCGATAGCTCGTGCCCATTTTGCGACGTGTGCAAGCCGGAGTTGTAGCGCAGATAGACGGGCGTGTAGCCCAGGGCTGCATCCAGCGCTTCACCATGGTCGACCACGTGCCCATTGTGCTGCGCGTGCCACTGCAGGTCGTTCATGCACAGACCGTGAATCAGCAGCAACACCTTGCCCGTGGCCTCAGGCATTGGCGCCAGGGCCTGCCAGTTCAGTGCTCTGCCCCGGTAGCGCAGGGTCATGGGGGTTGCGAACGGGCTGTTGTTGGCGAAAAGGTGGTCGCCCATCACGCCATTGAGTGCGGCGAGAACCGCTTCGCGCTGGGGCGTTCCAGGCCTGGCATCTTCATCCGATTCAAACAGGGGTTGCAGCCTGGCCAGCAGCGTGTCCACACTTTTGCCCACCAGTAGCGTGACATCGTGGACATTTCTGTAGACCAGACCGGTAATGCCGCGGGTTTTCCCCGGCTCCTTGCCGCCGGGAATGCCCATGGTGTCCCACACCGATCGGTGCACGCCTTCGACGATATGGGTGACGCCCGTGGTGGCCTGCGTTGCCAATTGGGCAATGCCCCGAATGTCCGAGGTGCGAAGGTGTCTGAGTGGATTAGTGATTGACAACATTCATGTACCGCCCACTATGCTCCGCCAATCCATGAACAACTATCAGGATGGCTTCAGGCTCACCTTCGGGCAACCAATACTGATAGTAGATATCGGTATCCCGAACACCTTTCAAGTATCCTTCTTGATCTACCATTTCAGATCTCCTCAAGTGTCACTTGGAATAGATCTTCTCCAAAGCTTTCGAAGATCTCAACTTGCACAGTATGCCGGGCACCAGCTGCTGTTATTCTCCTACCCTTGCTTTTTTCGATCTTGTAAAGTTCCTCTCGCAAGAGAGTTGCTTCTTCGGTGCTCGCCTCCAGCCTGGCTATAGCAAATCCTATCCCACCTTGCATCGCGAAAATTTCCTCGTAGCCATCCTTATTCTCAATTTCGAGTTCACTCGCTCCGATTTCGATGGCCTTTGAGGTAATTTCCGTAAGCGGACTATCTTTTCTGCTGGCATGATCAGTCATTTTTGTCATTGTCCCGTTGGATCTGATGGTGCGCGAGCGTCTCGCCCAACGCTGCCATTCAGGGGCGGCCTACTGTGCTGTTGCCAAAGGGCAACACCGAACCAAGACACTATTCTACCAGCGCAGAGCCTTTGCAGCGATGCGATTTTCACAGGCACAGATTGCCACAATTAGACACTCCCTCAATTGAAGTCTTGCTTGGGCCGTCTTCTGCAATGAGCTTGCCAGGTAGGTACTGGCTTTGAACAGAGTTTGTTTGCCTGGTTAATCCCCGGAAATCTACCCGACTTCAAAGGTGAAAATCTGCCGCTGTTTGCAGCGCTACTTCAGGCTTACCATAAAATTCACCTGTTGGGAATACTGACAACTCATATTTACCGTGAGCGTAACTATAGAACGCTAATTCCCATTTCTCTTCATCACCAAAGTAACGCAACCGAAAAAGATGAACCGGCGTATTGCGCAGACGTTGCAGGTACTCTTCGCGGCTTTCCGCCCAATCCGGTGGGGGCCAGTTTGGGCCGGGTGGCTCTGGTTCCGTGTAGGCATCAACATAACAAAATTGTCCGCGAAACCGCATGTCAAGTCGGGTGTAGCTACCAGCAAGATGGGTTTCGGCATAGTCTC
This window of the Chloroflexota bacterium genome carries:
- a CDS encoding alpha/beta hydrolase; the protein is MLSITNPLRHLRTSDIRGIAQLATQATTGVTHIVEGVHRSVWDTMGIPGGKEPGKTRGITGLVYRNVHDVTLLVGKSVDTLLARLQPLFESDEDARPGTPQREAVLAALNGVMGDHLFANNSPFATPMTLRYRGRALNWQALAPMPEATGKVLLLIHGLCMNDLQWHAQHNGHVVDHGEALDAALGYTPVYLRYNSGLHTSQNGHELSNQLEQLVTHWPTPIEELSVVAHSMGGLLIRSAFHYAQQEALRWPGHLKNIVFLGTPHHGAPLERAGNWVDLILGSTPYTAPFGRLGHLRSAGITDLRYGHLLDEDWFGHDRFHRKPDGRQIVPLPEGVACFTVAATTAARRSALANHLVGDGLVPLHSALGQHDDARRNLLFSKASQWIAYRMNHVELLSRPEVTRQMLQWLTH
- a CDS encoding phosphate ABC transporter ATP-binding protein; translated protein: MDRTDPTTPRFQVQNLSLERNGRPVLRDVNMVVAAGEIVCLLGPSGSGKSSLLRCLNRLTEAPPHTIFLDGQDIATMNVLALRRRMGMVFQKPALFPGTVADNIAYGPGLDGRSLTPDDIAELLALADMPSDYARRPISELSGGEAQRVSIARTLANQPDSLLLDEPTSALDPAARRHVRETIEKLRQELGLTVIWVTHYMEEVLDVADRVYLLLDGRIADEGDPGHLLSPDSHHKTAEFAAGFLE